A stretch of the Lonchura striata isolate bLonStr1 chromosome 15, bLonStr1.mat, whole genome shotgun sequence genome encodes the following:
- the GNPDA1 gene encoding glucosamine-6-phosphate deaminase 1 — MKLIILENYSQASEWAAKYIRNRIVQFGPGPGRFFTLGLPTGSTPLGCYSKLVEYYRNGDLSFKYVKTFNMDEYVGLPRDHPESYHSFMWNNFFKHIDISPENVHILDGNAPDLQAECDAFEEKIKAAGGIELFVGGIGPDGHIAFNEPGSSLVSRTRVKTLAMDTILANARFFDGDLSKVPTMALTVGVGTVMDAREVMILITGAHKAFALYKAIEDGVNHMWTVSAFQQHPNTVFVCDEDATLELKVKTVKYFKGLMLVHNKLVEPLYSMKEMGAERSQPKKPYSD; from the exons ATGAAGCTCATCATCCTGGAGAATTACTCGCAGGCCAGCGAGTGGGCGGCCAAGTACATCCGCAACCGCATCGTGCAGTtcgggcccggccccgggcgcttcTTCACGCTGGGGCTGCCCACAG GCAGCACTCCCCTGGGCTGCTACAGCAAGCTGGTGGAGTATTACCGCAACGGGGACCTCTCCTTCAAGTACGTGAAGACCTTCAACATGGACGAGTACGTGG GCCTCCCGAGGGATCACCCAGAAAGTTACCATTCCTTCATGTGGAATAACTTCTTCAAGCACATCGACATCTCACCAGAAAACGTCCACATCTTGGATGGAAATGCCCCTGATCTCCAGGCTGAGTGTGATGCATTTGAGGAGAAAATCAAAGCAGCTGGAGGCATCGAGCTCTTTGTTGGAG GTATCGGCCCCGACGGTCACATCGCCTTCAACGAGCCGGGATCCAGTCTGGTGTCCAGGACACGAGTGAAGACCTTGGCCATGGACACCATACTGGCCAATGCCAGGTTCTTTGATGGTGACCTCTCCAAAGTGCCCACCATGGCTTTGACAGTTGGAGTAGGCACTGTCATGGATGCCAGAGAG GTGATGATCCTGATCACGGGAGCCCACAAAGCCTTTGCTCTGTACAAAGCCATCGAGGACGGTGTCAACCACATGTGGACGGTGTCGGCCTTCCAGCAGCACCCCAACACCGTGTTCGTGTGCGACGAGGACGCCACGCTGGAGCTCAAAGTCAAAACGGTGAAATACTTCAAAG GTTTGATGCTGGTTCACAACAAGCTCGTGGAGCCCTTGTACAGCATGAAGGagatgggagcagagaggagccAGCCCAAGAAGCCATACAGTGATTAA
- the RNF14 gene encoding E3 ubiquitin-protein ligase RNF14 isoform X1: protein MSSEDKEAQEDELLALASIYDEDEFKRADSAQGGETRICLELPQDFKIFVRGSSTESLQSSGFEYSVCFLPPLVLNFELPPDYPSTSPPVFTLSGKWLSQAQLSALCKHLDNVWEENRGCVVLFAWMQFLKEETLNYLNISSPYELQMCPQGKGQGRTGVGPPEAGKDCGGATGSATAEEEMVDARAVQDVESLSSLIREILDFDQAQRRKCFNSKMYLCSICFCEKLGSECMHFTECSHVYCKACLKDYFEIQIRDGQVHCLNCPEPKCSSVATPGQVKELVGEELFARYDRLLLQSSLDLMADVVYCPRPGCQTPVMQEPGCTMGICSCCNYAFCTLCKMTYHGVSPCKVTAEKLMELRNEYLEADEANKRFLEQRYGKRVIQKALEEMKSKEWLEKNSKSCPCCGTHIEKLDGCNKMTCTGCMQYFCWLCMGSLSRANPYRHFNDPSSPCFNRLFQAMHIDDREFWEVEDDNQ from the exons ATGTCTTCAGAGGacaaggaggctcaggaggacgagctgctggctctggccaGCATCTACGATGAGGATGAGTTTAAGAGAGCAGACTCTGCCCAAGGGGGAGAAACAAGAATTTGCCTGGAGTTGCCTCAAGACTTCAAAATTTTTGTGAGGG GCAGTTCCACAGAGAGCCTCCAGAGCAGTGGATTCGAGTACTCTGTGTGCTTCCTGCCTCCCCTCGTGCTGAATTTTGAGCTCCCACCCGACTACCCATCAACCTCCCCGCCCGTGTTCACCCTCAGTGGGAAATGGCTCTCCCAGGCCCAG CTCAGCGCTCTTTGCAAGCACTTGGACAACGTGTGGGAGGAGAACCGAGGCTGCGTTGTGCTCTTTGCCTGGATGCAGTTTCTGAAGGAGGAAACGCTGAATTACCTGAACATCTCCTCGCCCTACGAGCTGCAAATGTGCCCTcaggggaaggggcagggcCGGACAGGAGTGGGGCCCCCCGAGGCTGGGAAGGACTGTGGGGGTGCCACAGGCTCTGCCACAGCTGAGGAGGAGATGGTGGatgccagggctgtgcaggatGTGGAGTCCCTGTCCAGTCTGATCAGGGAGATCTTGGACTTCGACCAGGCGCAGAGGAGGAAGTGCTTTAACAGCAAGATGTACTTGTGCAGTATctgcttctgtgagaagctgggCAGTGAGTGCATGCACTTCACCGAGTGCAGCCACGTGTACTGCAAGGCCTGCCTGAAGGACTACTTTGAAATCCAGATCAGGGATGGACAGGTGCACTGCCTCAACTGCCCCGAGCCCAAGTGTTCTTCTGTCGCCACTCCAGGCCAG GTGAAGGAGCTGGTTGGGGAGGAGCTCTTTGCCCGCTACGACCGCCTGCTGCTGCAGTCCAGCCTGGACCTGATGGCCGACGTGGTTTATTGTCCCCGGCCTGGCTGCCAGACCCCCGTCATGCAGGAGCCCGGCTGCACCATGGgcatctgctcctgctgcaacTACGCCTTCTGCACCCTCTGCAAGATGACTTACCATGGCGTGTCCCCCTGCAAGGTCACTGCAG AGAAATTAATGGAGCTGAGGAACGAATATTTAGAAGCAGATGAGgcaaataaaagatttttggAACAACGCTATGGCAAGAGAGTGATTCAGAAAGCCCTGGAGGAGATGAAGAGTAAGGAATGGCTGGAAAAGAACTCCAAGTCTTGTCCTTGCTGTGGGACCCACATCGAG aaactGGATGGCTGTAACAAGATGACCTGCACAGGGTGCATGCAGTATTTCTGCTGGCTTTGCATGGGCTCCCTGTCCCGGGCCAACCCCTACCGGCATTTCAACGacccctcctccccctgcttcAACAG ATTGTTTCAAGCCATGCACATTGATGATAGGGAGTTCTGGGAAGTGGAAGATGATAATCAGTAG
- the RNF14 gene encoding E3 ubiquitin-protein ligase RNF14 isoform X2, with the protein MQFLKEETLNYLNISSPYELQMCPQGKGQGRTGVGPPEAGKDCGGATGSATAEEEMVDARAVQDVESLSSLIREILDFDQAQRRKCFNSKMYLCSICFCEKLGSECMHFTECSHVYCKACLKDYFEIQIRDGQVHCLNCPEPKCSSVATPGQVKELVGEELFARYDRLLLQSSLDLMADVVYCPRPGCQTPVMQEPGCTMGICSCCNYAFCTLCKMTYHGVSPCKVTAEKLMELRNEYLEADEANKRFLEQRYGKRVIQKALEEMKSKEWLEKNSKSCPCCGTHIEKLDGCNKMTCTGCMQYFCWLCMGSLSRANPYRHFNDPSSPCFNRLFQAMHIDDREFWEVEDDNQ; encoded by the exons ATGCAGTTTCTGAAGGAGGAAACGCTGAATTACCTGAACATCTCCTCGCCCTACGAGCTGCAAATGTGCCCTcaggggaaggggcagggcCGGACAGGAGTGGGGCCCCCCGAGGCTGGGAAGGACTGTGGGGGTGCCACAGGCTCTGCCACAGCTGAGGAGGAGATGGTGGatgccagggctgtgcaggatGTGGAGTCCCTGTCCAGTCTGATCAGGGAGATCTTGGACTTCGACCAGGCGCAGAGGAGGAAGTGCTTTAACAGCAAGATGTACTTGTGCAGTATctgcttctgtgagaagctgggCAGTGAGTGCATGCACTTCACCGAGTGCAGCCACGTGTACTGCAAGGCCTGCCTGAAGGACTACTTTGAAATCCAGATCAGGGATGGACAGGTGCACTGCCTCAACTGCCCCGAGCCCAAGTGTTCTTCTGTCGCCACTCCAGGCCAG GTGAAGGAGCTGGTTGGGGAGGAGCTCTTTGCCCGCTACGACCGCCTGCTGCTGCAGTCCAGCCTGGACCTGATGGCCGACGTGGTTTATTGTCCCCGGCCTGGCTGCCAGACCCCCGTCATGCAGGAGCCCGGCTGCACCATGGgcatctgctcctgctgcaacTACGCCTTCTGCACCCTCTGCAAGATGACTTACCATGGCGTGTCCCCCTGCAAGGTCACTGCAG AGAAATTAATGGAGCTGAGGAACGAATATTTAGAAGCAGATGAGgcaaataaaagatttttggAACAACGCTATGGCAAGAGAGTGATTCAGAAAGCCCTGGAGGAGATGAAGAGTAAGGAATGGCTGGAAAAGAACTCCAAGTCTTGTCCTTGCTGTGGGACCCACATCGAG aaactGGATGGCTGTAACAAGATGACCTGCACAGGGTGCATGCAGTATTTCTGCTGGCTTTGCATGGGCTCCCTGTCCCGGGCCAACCCCTACCGGCATTTCAACGacccctcctccccctgcttcAACAG ATTGTTTCAAGCCATGCACATTGATGATAGGGAGTTCTGGGAAGTGGAAGATGATAATCAGTAG